The following proteins are encoded in a genomic region of Bosea beijingensis:
- a CDS encoding ABC transporter substrate-binding protein: MQLSRFTAALLLSAAAFLPLPASSQSQPASNRVLRVAPHADLKTLDPVAASIVITRMHGLMIYETLFAWDSNLQPKPQMVESFETSADKLTWTFKLRPGLKFHDGQPVTTRDVIASLGRWMKRDTIGGKLAEYTDGMEAVDDATFRLKLKRPMALVPFALGSAVGQIPVIMRESDAKSDPMKPITETIGSGPFKFNREEWRSGSKVVYDRNPDYVPRSEPADGLAGGRVVKVDRVEWQIMPDAATAAAALQTGEIDIWEQPSQDLIPVIATNSQVKVDRYANLANQAMLRPNHLHPPFDNPKARLALAYATDQADFLSAGFGDEEWWKRCASYFICGGPNGTEAGTEGYAKPDLDKARALLKESGYKGEKLVLSTSNDIAPIGRMAEVAAASLRKVGFNIDLQVADWGTVTTRQQNKGTSEQGGWNLFVTTASGATMQSPLTNIGTNMACERAWSGWPCDAEAEKLRGAFIDAPDDAGRKLALEALHKRLAEMQPYRVLGQYDQPYARRTNVSGVLAAPVMLFWNVEKK; encoded by the coding sequence ATGCAACTGTCCCGTTTCACCGCCGCGCTGCTGCTATCGGCGGCAGCGTTCCTGCCGCTGCCGGCCTCTTCGCAGTCGCAGCCGGCCTCGAATCGCGTCCTGCGCGTCGCGCCGCATGCGGACCTCAAGACGCTCGATCCGGTCGCCGCCTCCATCGTCATCACCCGCATGCATGGGCTGATGATCTACGAGACGCTCTTCGCCTGGGATTCGAACCTCCAGCCGAAGCCGCAGATGGTCGAGAGCTTCGAGACCTCGGCCGACAAGCTGACCTGGACCTTCAAGCTCCGCCCCGGCCTGAAATTCCATGATGGCCAGCCGGTGACGACCAGGGACGTCATCGCCTCGCTCGGCCGCTGGATGAAGCGCGACACGATCGGCGGCAAGCTTGCGGAATATACCGACGGCATGGAGGCGGTGGACGATGCCACCTTCCGCCTCAAGCTGAAGCGGCCGATGGCGCTGGTGCCCTTCGCGCTCGGCTCGGCGGTCGGCCAGATCCCGGTGATCATGCGCGAGTCCGACGCCAAATCCGACCCGATGAAGCCGATCACCGAGACGATCGGCTCCGGCCCGTTCAAGTTCAACCGCGAGGAATGGCGCAGCGGCTCGAAGGTCGTCTACGACCGCAATCCAGACTATGTCCCGCGCTCCGAGCCGGCCGACGGGCTCGCCGGCGGGCGCGTCGTCAAGGTCGACCGCGTCGAGTGGCAGATCATGCCGGATGCCGCGACCGCTGCTGCTGCGCTCCAGACCGGCGAGATCGACATCTGGGAGCAGCCGAGCCAGGACCTGATCCCGGTCATCGCGACCAACAGCCAGGTCAAGGTCGACCGCTACGCCAACCTCGCCAATCAGGCGATGCTGCGGCCGAACCATCTCCACCCGCCCTTCGACAACCCGAAGGCGCGTCTGGCTCTCGCCTATGCCACCGACCAGGCCGATTTCCTCTCGGCCGGCTTCGGCGACGAGGAATGGTGGAAGCGCTGTGCCTCCTATTTCATCTGTGGCGGCCCGAACGGCACGGAAGCAGGCACGGAAGGCTACGCCAAGCCCGATCTCGACAAGGCGCGCGCGCTGCTGAAGGAGAGTGGCTACAAGGGCGAGAAGCTCGTGCTTTCGACCAGCAACGATATTGCGCCGATCGGCCGCATGGCGGAGGTCGCGGCCGCCTCGCTCAGGAAGGTCGGTTTCAATATCGATCTGCAGGTCGCCGATTGGGGCACCGTCACCACGCGCCAGCAGAACAAGGGTACGTCCGAGCAGGGCGGTTGGAACCTCTTCGTCACGACGGCGTCAGGCGCGACGATGCAGTCGCCGCTGACCAATATCGGCACCAACATGGCATGCGAGCGCGCTTGGTCGGGCTGGCCCTGCGATGCGGAAGCCGAGAAGCTGCGCGGCGCCTTCATCGATGCGCCCGACGATGCCGGCCGCAAGCTTGCGCTTGAGGCCTTGCACAAGCGTCTCGCCGAGATGCAGCCCTATCGCGTGCTCGGTCAGTACGATCAGCCCTATGCAAGGCGCACCAATGTCTCCGGCGTGTTGGCGGCACCGGTGATGCTGTTCTGGAACGTCGAGAAGAAGTGA